The Ornithinibacillus sp. 4-3 region AACTACATAAGTTCGAGCAGCAACAGCCTGCGCCTTCAGTGCTTCCATTTCAAATTCGATTGGCATTTCAGAAGCAACCACCCCTACTACATATGTTTCTAGAGGTAGATTTTCGACTGTATCTGTACTTGCTCGTTTAACAGCTACCATGTAATCACTATTCATTTCTTCTGCTTTTTCATTGGAAGGAGAAGCATTACTTTCGCTTGGAAGTGTGTCTTTTTTTATAAACGGGAGCACTATGCTTGTAGGTATGATTAATACGATTGCAATGATGCCTATGATGAATAGGATAAATGTCTTTTTACTTTTTGAGGATACTTTTTTTCTAAAGGGTAATTGATTTTTTTTGATTATTTTTCTTGGTTTAGTATTCATAAAGTTTTTTATTCCTCCTTTAATATATTTTACAATGTGCTCCTTTTTTACAGCTTCTTTCCAATTATTAATTAATATATCCATGAACAAAGCATAATAGAACCTATTCATCTGAAACTCGATTTATTTGCAAAAAAAATTGCAAATCACTCCTAACAGAAACAGTTTGCCTTCAGTGTATTTCCATCAGCTAAGAATGGTTATGTTATTTGACCAACATCGACACACAGGTATCGTGTCTGTCCTACTTTATTTCTTAAATTCCTCATACTTTTAAAAAAAACAAAAAAAAAACCTCTACAAAATTTGCAAAGGTTTTATTAATTCCTATTTAGTTATTTATCTTTATACTCGAACAGTTGGAGTATTAGCTTGCTTTGAACCATCTACTCTTTCAATATCTGCTCCTAACGCTACAAATTTTTCTGTAATATTTACATAGCCTCGATCAATATGCTGTAATTCTGTAACACGTGTTACACCTTCTGCTCCAAGACCAGCAAGAATTAATGCTGCTCCAGCACGTAGGTCTGTTGCTGCAACTTCTGCTCCTTGAACTACAGTAGGCCCTTCAATAATTACGCTACGGCCTTCTATTTTCATGTTTACATTCATTCGTCTAAATTCTTCTACATGCATAAAACGATTCTCAAACACCGTCTCTGTTACAACACTTGTGCCTTCAGCAAATGTCATTAATGCCATCATTTGAGATTGCATGTCTGTTGGAAAGCCTGGATGTGGTAAAGTTTTAATATCTGTAGCAGCTAGTGTTTCTGGTCCAATTACTCGGATACCATTACCTTCTTCGCTGATTTTAACACCCATCTCTTCTAATTTTGAAATAACAGAGCTCAGATGCTCAACAACGACATTTTCGATTAAAATATTACCCTTTGTAATAGCAGCTGCAGCCATAAAAGTTCCAGCTTCAATTCGATCAGGAATCATCACATGTTCTGCGCCACGTAATGTTTCTACACCTTCAATACGAATTGTTCCAGTTCCCGCACCGACAATTTTCGCACCCATTTTATTTAAATAATTTGCTAAATCTACAATTTCAGGCTCTTTTGCTACATTTTCCATGATCGTTGTACCTTCTGCTAAAGTAGCTGCCATCATAATATTTTCTGTAGCTCCAACACTTGGTACATCTAAGAATATTTTCGCACCTTTTAGACGACCATCTACTTTTGCTTCTACATAACCATTTCCAACAATTACCTCTGCTCCCATTGCTTCAAAGCCTTTTAAATGCAAATCAATTGGACGTGATCCAATCGCACAACCACCCGGCATTGCAACTTTTGCATGACCTAAACGTGCAAGAAGAGGGCCAAGCACTAATACGGACGCTCTCATTTTACGGACGTATTCAAAGGGAGCCTCTGTCTCTAAAGGAGCAGTAGCATCAATAGAAATAGTATTGTTTTCAAAATGCACTTTTGTATTTAAATTACGTAAAACTTCATTGATAGTATATACATCAGCTAAGTGGGGCACATCTTTAATAACACTTACTCCCTCACTTGCAATTAAACTAGCTGCAAGCACTGGAAGTACAGCATTTTTCGCACCATCTATTCTAACCGTACCACGTAATTGCTTACCGCCTTTGATGATGATTTTCTCCATATTTTACTATCTCCTTCGAATCCTAATTAATTTATTCATATTCAACTTATCAGATAGGTGTTCCAACTATTA contains the following coding sequences:
- the murA gene encoding UDP-N-acetylglucosamine 1-carboxyvinyltransferase, producing the protein MEKIIIKGGKQLRGTVRIDGAKNAVLPVLAASLIASEGVSVIKDVPHLADVYTINEVLRNLNTKVHFENNTISIDATAPLETEAPFEYVRKMRASVLVLGPLLARLGHAKVAMPGGCAIGSRPIDLHLKGFEAMGAEVIVGNGYVEAKVDGRLKGAKIFLDVPSVGATENIMMAATLAEGTTIMENVAKEPEIVDLANYLNKMGAKIVGAGTGTIRIEGVETLRGAEHVMIPDRIEAGTFMAAAAITKGNILIENVVVEHLSSVISKLEEMGVKISEEGNGIRVIGPETLAATDIKTLPHPGFPTDMQSQMMALMTFAEGTSVVTETVFENRFMHVEEFRRMNVNMKIEGRSVIIEGPTVVQGAEVAATDLRAGAALILAGLGAEGVTRVTELQHIDRGYVNITEKFVALGADIERVDGSKQANTPTVRV